From Synoicihabitans lomoniglobus, the proteins below share one genomic window:
- a CDS encoding hybrid sensor histidine kinase/response regulator — protein sequence MSSATTDEFFPKDRTTSPFPVSSDSGPSKAEESPFAGHKILVVDDERINNVMMSRVLKRAKFEVIVATTGEEALEKYAAESPDLVLLDVMLPGIDGYETCRQLKQTYGQEAVPVIFLTATTDTKGVIDGFAAGGVDYVQKPIREAEVVARVNTHIQTRVLIGELRAANEAKNRFLGMASHDLRNPLASIRGLAQFLKDPIIGKLTPDQLDMAETIETTANGMLSLVNELLDVATIESGELKLNPEMGSLKTLVEKVVSLANLDATRKKTKLVLVIANDIPDMLFDEAKMRQVAENLFSNAVKYSPPGSTIRIVLRDSETAQNLHVIDQGPGIPAGEADKLFKDFGRLSVQPTGGEKSTGLGLAICRKIVQAHDGTISAENLATGGCVFKVSLPKRA from the coding sequence ATGAGTTCGGCAACCACAGATGAGTTTTTCCCCAAGGACCGCACGACGTCACCGTTCCCGGTCTCGTCGGACTCCGGTCCGAGCAAAGCGGAGGAGTCTCCATTCGCCGGGCACAAGATTCTCGTCGTCGACGACGAACGTATCAACAACGTCATGATGTCGCGGGTGCTCAAACGGGCGAAGTTTGAGGTCATCGTGGCGACCACTGGAGAGGAAGCGCTCGAAAAATACGCCGCCGAGTCCCCGGATCTGGTCCTGCTGGATGTCATGTTGCCCGGCATCGACGGCTACGAGACCTGCCGACAGCTCAAGCAAACCTACGGCCAGGAAGCGGTCCCAGTCATCTTCCTGACCGCCACCACGGACACGAAAGGCGTCATCGACGGGTTTGCCGCCGGAGGGGTCGATTACGTGCAAAAGCCCATCCGGGAGGCCGAAGTCGTCGCCCGCGTCAACACTCACATTCAGACCCGCGTGCTCATCGGCGAACTGCGAGCGGCCAACGAAGCCAAGAACCGCTTCCTCGGCATGGCCTCGCACGACCTGCGTAACCCACTCGCCTCCATCCGCGGCCTGGCGCAATTCCTCAAGGATCCGATCATCGGGAAATTAACGCCGGACCAACTCGACATGGCCGAGACCATCGAGACGACGGCCAATGGCATGCTCTCGCTGGTCAACGAACTCCTTGATGTTGCGACCATCGAATCGGGTGAGTTGAAGCTCAACCCCGAGATGGGATCGTTGAAAACGCTGGTCGAGAAAGTGGTCTCGCTCGCGAACCTCGATGCCACCCGCAAGAAGACCAAACTCGTGCTGGTCATCGCCAACGACATTCCCGACATGCTGTTCGACGAAGCCAAAATGCGGCAGGTGGCGGAAAACCTCTTCAGCAATGCCGTAAAGTATTCCCCGCCCGGATCGACCATTCGCATCGTGCTGCGTGATTCGGAGACGGCGCAAAACCTTCATGTCATCGATCAAGGTCCGGGCATCCCGGCGGGCGAAGCCGACAAGCTCTTCAAGGACTTTGGCCGCCTTTCGGTTCAACCCACCGGCGGCGAAAAAAGCACGGGCTTGGGCTTGGCCATTTGCCGCAAGATCGTGCAAGCGCACGACGGCACGATCTCGGCGGAGAATCTCGCCACCGGCGGGTGCGTCTTCAAAGTCTCGTTACCGAAACGAGCCTGA
- a CDS encoding MBL fold metallo-hydrolase, protein MPLIPLEDNFDDVINKVQRGLHISDEDLAARSEVTLEDLAKVKNGEMIIAVIRRVARHLRLNPNALEALARKNWYPEIPVFPRGFAAFNTPFEDMTVNSYLIWDPKTKEAAAFDTGASTEDMIDVIKTERLRLQYIFITHTHEDHIIDLPRLTAAFPDAEVWSHVDAPVEHPGAQNFKEGVHFHVGSHDIKTLLTPGHAVGQTTFFVSGLSWPLAVVGDSLFASSVGGSPTGFAEQLRTNRAKIFNLPRDTVIAPGHGPLTTLAQEKKHNPVFAH, encoded by the coding sequence ATGCCGCTCATTCCGCTCGAGGACAATTTTGACGATGTTATCAACAAGGTTCAACGCGGCCTCCACATCAGCGACGAAGACCTCGCCGCTCGATCCGAGGTCACGCTGGAGGACCTGGCCAAGGTCAAGAACGGCGAGATGATCATCGCGGTCATCCGTCGCGTCGCCCGCCATCTGCGCCTCAACCCCAATGCGCTCGAAGCGCTCGCCCGCAAAAATTGGTATCCTGAAATCCCCGTCTTTCCGCGCGGATTCGCCGCGTTCAACACGCCGTTCGAGGACATGACGGTGAATAGCTATCTCATTTGGGATCCCAAAACCAAGGAAGCGGCCGCCTTTGACACCGGAGCATCGACCGAGGACATGATCGACGTGATCAAGACCGAGCGCCTCCGCCTGCAATACATCTTCATCACCCACACCCACGAAGATCACATCATCGACCTGCCGCGACTTACCGCCGCATTTCCGGATGCCGAAGTATGGTCCCACGTTGATGCACCGGTCGAGCATCCCGGGGCGCAAAACTTCAAGGAGGGCGTTCATTTTCACGTCGGCTCGCACGATATTAAAACCCTGCTCACGCCAGGCCACGCCGTCGGCCAGACCACATTTTTCGTGTCGGGCCTCAGTTGGCCGTTGGCCGTGGTGGGAGACTCGCTCTTCGCTTCTTCGGTGGGCGGCAGCCCGACCGGCTTTGCCGAACAACTGCGGACCAACCGCGCGAAAATTTTCAATCTACCCCGCGACACGGTGATCGCTCCGGGCCACGGTCCGCTCACGAC